A part of Streptomyces sp. DSM 40750 genomic DNA contains:
- a CDS encoding ATP-dependent DNA ligase: MDLPVMPPVKPMLAKSVAKIPPDMHYEAKWDGFRAIVFRDGGEVEIGSRTGKTLTRYFPELAAALRERLPERCVVDGEIVIVREGRLDFDALTERIHPADSRVRMLAETTPSSFIAFDVLALNDESLLDVPLTDRRALLELALSEVTAPVHLAPATTDRELAEQWFEQYEGAGLDGVIAKPLNLRYRQDERAMFKIKHERTADVVVAGYRLHKSGPVVGSLLLGLYDDRGALQHVGVCAAFPMKRRAELVAELEPLRMADVGEHPWAAWSDEAAHETARLPGAPSRWSAKKDFSWVPLRPEQVAEVAYDHMENGVRFRHTARFRRWRPDRTAESCTYAQLEEPVTYDLAEILGP; this comes from the coding sequence ATGGATCTGCCGGTGATGCCGCCCGTGAAACCGATGCTCGCCAAGTCCGTGGCGAAGATCCCGCCGGACATGCACTACGAGGCGAAGTGGGACGGGTTCCGGGCGATCGTGTTCCGCGACGGTGGCGAGGTGGAGATCGGCAGCCGTACCGGGAAGACGCTGACCAGGTACTTTCCCGAGCTGGCGGCGGCGCTGCGGGAGCGGTTGCCGGAGCGCTGTGTGGTGGACGGCGAGATCGTGATCGTCCGGGAGGGGCGGCTGGACTTCGACGCCCTGACCGAGCGCATCCATCCCGCGGACTCCCGCGTCCGGATGCTGGCGGAGACGACCCCGTCCTCCTTCATCGCGTTCGACGTGCTCGCCCTGAACGACGAGTCGCTGCTCGACGTCCCACTCACCGACCGGCGAGCGCTCCTCGAGCTGGCCCTGTCCGAGGTCACCGCCCCCGTCCATCTCGCCCCGGCGACCACGGACCGCGAGCTGGCCGAGCAGTGGTTCGAGCAGTACGAGGGGGCGGGCCTGGACGGGGTGATCGCCAAGCCGCTCAATCTGCGCTACCGGCAGGACGAGCGGGCCATGTTCAAGATCAAGCACGAGCGCACGGCGGACGTGGTGGTCGCCGGCTACCGCCTGCACAAGAGCGGGCCGGTGGTCGGCTCCCTGCTGCTGGGCCTGTACGACGACAGGGGCGCCCTCCAGCACGTGGGTGTGTGCGCCGCGTTCCCCATGAAGCGGCGGGCGGAGCTGGTGGCCGAGTTGGAACCGCTGCGGATGGCGGACGTCGGGGAGCACCCGTGGGCGGCCTGGTCCGACGAGGCGGCGCACGAGACGGCACGGCTGCCGGGCGCGCCGAGCCGCTGGTCGGCGAAGAAGGACTTCTCCTGGGTACCGCTGCGGCCCGAGCAGGTCGCCGAGGTGGCGTACGACCACATGGAGAACGGCGTCCGGTTCCGCCACACGGCCCGCTTCCGGCGCTGGCGCCCGGACCGCACGGCCGAGAGCTGCACATACGCCCAGCTGGAGGAGCCGGTGACCTACGACCTGGCCGAGATCCTCGGCCCCTGA
- the ligD gene encoding non-homologous end-joining DNA ligase → MSEAVELEAAGRTVRLSSPDKIFFPERGFTKLDLARYYIAVGPGILRALRNRPTTLERYPEGVTGENFFQKRAPKNMPDWIPTAHITFPSGRSADEMCPTEVAAVVWAAQFGTLTFHPWPVRRDDVDRPDELRIDLDPQPGTDYADAVRAAHELRSVLHDYGDLRGWPKTSGGRGLHVFVPIRPDWTFSQVRRAAIAVARELERRMPDQVTTAWWKEERGEKIFVDYNQTARDRTIASAYSVRPRPHAPVSAPLTWDEVGVAVPHDFDLATMPSRFAEVGDVHADMDDHAFSLEALLELAARDEHDHGLGDLPYPPEYPKMPGEPKRVQPSRAKKT, encoded by the coding sequence ATGAGTGAAGCGGTGGAGCTGGAGGCGGCGGGGCGGACGGTACGGCTGTCCAGCCCGGACAAGATCTTCTTCCCGGAGCGCGGCTTCACCAAGCTGGACCTCGCCCGGTACTACATCGCCGTCGGCCCCGGCATCCTGCGGGCCCTGCGCAACCGGCCCACCACCCTGGAGCGCTACCCGGAGGGGGTGACCGGCGAGAACTTCTTCCAGAAGCGGGCCCCCAAGAACATGCCCGACTGGATCCCCACCGCCCACATCACCTTCCCCAGCGGCCGCAGCGCCGACGAGATGTGCCCCACCGAGGTCGCCGCCGTCGTATGGGCCGCCCAGTTCGGCACGCTCACCTTCCACCCGTGGCCCGTACGCCGCGACGACGTCGACCGCCCCGACGAACTCCGCATCGACCTCGACCCCCAGCCCGGCACCGACTACGCCGACGCCGTTCGCGCCGCCCACGAACTCCGCTCCGTCCTCCACGACTACGGCGACCTGCGCGGCTGGCCCAAGACCTCCGGCGGACGCGGCCTCCACGTCTTCGTGCCGATCCGGCCCGACTGGACCTTCTCCCAGGTCCGCCGCGCGGCCATCGCCGTCGCCCGCGAACTGGAGCGCCGGATGCCGGACCAGGTGACCACGGCCTGGTGGAAGGAGGAGCGCGGCGAGAAGATCTTCGTCGACTACAACCAGACCGCCCGCGACCGGACCATCGCCTCCGCCTACTCCGTACGCCCCCGCCCGCACGCCCCCGTCTCCGCGCCCCTCACCTGGGACGAGGTGGGCGTCGCCGTGCCCCACGACTTCGACCTGGCGACCATGCCGTCGCGCTTCGCCGAGGTCGGTGACGTGCACGCCGACATGGACGACCACGCGTTCTCTCTGGAAGCGCTGTTGGAGCTGGCCGCGCGGGACGAACACGACCATGGGCTCGGGGATCTGCCGTATCCGCCGGAGTATCCGAAGATGCCGGGGGAGCCCAAGAGGGTGCAGCCGAGCAGGGCGAAGAAGACCTGA
- a CDS encoding OmpL47-type beta-barrel domain-containing protein, which translates to MRERRLWAALLAALLMVLGLTSTPASGRAEEPQDPTAAAQVLTWTSGDDITKYTTAPQTAVAGPTTIVFENSTATGNTMGMPHTLTFDVSDPEYNNDVPLNILANPSDDQGGRHTAEVTLTPGRYRFYCTIPGHGQMQGILVVTEGTGEDTTAPQTAASVSGTQNSSGAYVGSASVAVSATDTGGSGVERIEYAIGDTGAWVPYTTPVVIDQVGNHRVRYRAVDKAGNTAAEKSVEFTVVAPPTDDTTAPETSATVAGERNPQGDYVSMATVTVSASDTGSGVNTIEYALGDSGAWQPYTAPVMVHEVGTHKVRFRATDKAGNVSAEKSVGFTVVAPPADDTTPPVTGVTVEGDRNSAGAYLRSAKVTVGATDHGGSGVAAIEYSLDGGPYLAYSAPVLVDRAGTHTVMYRASDKAGNTAAARSVSFTVVAGGGVPAPNCAEYDERLTVLVGTVDSGVPNRVTNNRCRINELIEDEKEWTSHALFLKHVKTVMDGLLREGVVDRREYDAIQEAAGESGIGRPGETEGYRTILDGTAESFAKWQQVGGGSFGLNADGSITSGTTKAGLGMLWFPERKYGDFSLRLQWRDDAPGTSNANSGVFVRFPWVHEHPEETRPEWVAIKYGHEVQVLDRPDGDMYKTGSVYGFDRVGLAGAGVTQKGTWNDYEIRVVDQHYSVYRNGVLINEFDNVGGQDFTPARSDDPGTDGRRFASGYLGLQVHGTTDVVSYRDIRIKEL; encoded by the coding sequence ATGCGCGAAAGACGCTTGTGGGCGGCCTTGTTGGCGGCCCTGCTGATGGTTCTCGGGCTCACGTCGACGCCCGCGTCCGGCCGTGCGGAGGAGCCACAGGACCCGACCGCCGCCGCCCAGGTGCTCACCTGGACCTCCGGCGACGACATCACCAAGTACACGACCGCCCCGCAGACGGCGGTGGCGGGCCCGACCACCATCGTCTTCGAGAACAGCACCGCGACCGGCAACACCATGGGGATGCCGCACACGTTGACGTTCGACGTCTCCGACCCGGAGTACAACAACGACGTCCCGCTCAACATCCTGGCCAACCCCAGCGACGACCAGGGCGGCCGCCACACCGCCGAGGTGACGCTCACCCCGGGCCGGTACCGCTTCTACTGCACGATCCCCGGGCACGGTCAGATGCAGGGCATCCTCGTGGTGACCGAGGGCACCGGCGAGGACACCACCGCGCCCCAGACGGCGGCCTCGGTCAGCGGGACGCAGAACTCCTCGGGCGCGTACGTCGGTTCGGCGTCCGTGGCGGTGAGCGCGACCGACACGGGCGGCTCGGGTGTCGAGCGGATCGAGTACGCGATCGGCGACACGGGCGCCTGGGTGCCGTACACCACACCCGTCGTGATCGACCAGGTCGGGAACCACAGGGTCCGCTACCGGGCGGTCGACAAGGCGGGCAACACGGCGGCCGAGAAGAGCGTCGAATTCACCGTCGTGGCGCCGCCGACGGACGACACGACGGCGCCGGAGACCTCGGCGACGGTGGCCGGTGAGCGGAACCCTCAGGGCGACTACGTCTCCATGGCGACCGTCACCGTGTCCGCGTCGGACACCGGCTCCGGGGTCAACACCATCGAGTACGCTCTCGGCGACTCGGGTGCCTGGCAGCCGTACACGGCGCCCGTGATGGTGCACGAGGTCGGCACGCACAAGGTGCGGTTCCGGGCGACGGACAAGGCGGGGAACGTCTCGGCCGAGAAGAGCGTCGGGTTCACCGTCGTAGCCCCGCCCGCCGACGACACGACACCGCCGGTGACGGGCGTGACCGTGGAGGGTGACCGGAACTCCGCCGGCGCGTACCTCAGGAGCGCGAAGGTCACCGTCGGCGCGACCGACCACGGCGGCTCGGGTGTCGCCGCCATCGAGTACTCGCTGGACGGCGGCCCCTATCTCGCCTACAGCGCACCGGTGTTGGTCGATCGCGCGGGCACGCACACGGTCATGTACCGGGCGAGTGACAAGGCGGGCAACACGGCCGCGGCACGCTCCGTCAGCTTCACGGTGGTCGCGGGCGGCGGCGTACCGGCGCCCAACTGTGCCGAGTACGACGAGCGGTTGACGGTCCTCGTCGGCACGGTCGACTCGGGTGTGCCGAACCGGGTCACCAACAACCGGTGTCGCATCAACGAGTTGATCGAGGACGAGAAGGAGTGGACGTCCCACGCGCTGTTCCTCAAGCACGTGAAGACCGTCATGGACGGGCTGCTGCGGGAAGGGGTCGTCGACCGGCGCGAGTACGACGCGATCCAGGAGGCGGCCGGGGAGTCCGGCATCGGCAGGCCCGGAGAGACGGAGGGCTACCGGACGATCCTCGACGGCACGGCGGAGTCGTTCGCCAAGTGGCAGCAGGTGGGCGGTGGTTCGTTCGGGCTGAACGCCGACGGCTCGATCACCTCCGGTACGACGAAGGCCGGGCTCGGCATGCTGTGGTTCCCCGAGCGGAAGTACGGCGACTTCTCGTTGCGTCTCCAGTGGCGTGACGACGCGCCCGGCACCTCGAACGCCAACTCCGGTGTGTTCGTGCGGTTCCCGTGGGTCCACGAGCACCCCGAGGAGACGCGGCCGGAGTGGGTGGCCATCAAGTACGGCCATGAGGTGCAGGTCCTCGACCGGCCCGACGGCGACATGTACAAGACGGGCTCGGTCTACGGCTTCGACCGGGTGGGGCTCGCCGGTGCGGGCGTCACCCAGAAGGGCACCTGGAACGACTACGAGATCCGCGTGGTCGACCAGCACTACTCGGTCTACCGCAACGGCGTTCTGATCAACGAGTTCGACAACGTCGGCGGCCAGGACTTCACCCCTGCCCGCTCGGACGACCCGGGCACGGACGGGCGACGGTTCGCCTCCGGCTACCTCGGACTCCAGGTGCACGGCACGACGGATGTCGTCTCCTACCGGGACATCCGGATCAAGGAACTGTAG
- a CDS encoding ThuA domain-containing protein, whose protein sequence is MYLRGLSDAKRRAWAATLTASVVTAGLLSGPAAHARPAPEPPLTTMSIKSPPGGAGPRVLIFHGSAAAGDESPVVNAGIEAIERIGLSGPAAERFEVVATDDASVFTDETRLSGFNAVVFLTGGGDVLDPEQEAGLETYMEAGGGFVGVHDAARAEPYSDWFTGLIGARPAASSPTTVQRATVEVGDRKHPATKDLPVQWKRPDKWLNWTKNPSGTVHTVARVRESTYQPGTSANGWDHPVSWCRDYDGGRSFYTGMGGTVSAYDETDFRTHLRGALLWTSRLTQADCKATIDANYKAERLTQPNQPGQNDQIGEPHGLVTAPDGRVFYIGRGGADSSQPVVTDWNNPDIGKGKGEIHVYDPRTKKVTLAGALTVFGNKGGGDELIKVEEGLLGIELDPGFQQNGWVYLHYTPHSRINRDTRMAERRVSRFTLDLATNKLDLSSEKVLLKWPVQIHSCCHAGGGMTWDSEGNLYIATGDNNSSGFSGGYSGNNPEPNYKGVSFADARRTAGNTNNLNGKILRIHPEPDGTYTLPDGNLFTGKETDEGGGKTRGEIYVMGVRNPARIFVDKQTDVLYAGWVGPDASAPSTTWGPAKYDTFAAITEAGNRGWPYCMGNKQPYRDRNLPDPSKPLGWYDCDHPKNESPNNDGLVNLPPVTGNNIWYSPQGGAPDFPRDANGIPSYKNEEATYLLPWLKGGGQATMNGPVYRYDASVTDSGRWPAYWDGKWFVGDFYDGDQPRHAVLTDPKNHGSGGLPIHAESLKKIVPVGTNGIRNLMDWKFGPDGALYVLDYGRGFFTSDAKSALWRVTYTGGGPTPAADELARKAE, encoded by the coding sequence ATGTACTTACGAGGGTTGAGCGACGCGAAGAGACGGGCCTGGGCGGCCACCCTGACCGCCTCGGTCGTCACCGCGGGGCTTCTGTCGGGCCCCGCGGCCCATGCGCGTCCGGCGCCGGAGCCGCCGCTGACAACGATGTCGATCAAGTCGCCGCCGGGCGGCGCGGGCCCCCGGGTGCTGATCTTCCACGGCTCCGCGGCGGCCGGGGACGAGTCGCCCGTCGTGAACGCCGGGATCGAGGCGATCGAGCGGATCGGCCTGTCGGGGCCCGCCGCCGAGCGGTTCGAGGTCGTCGCCACCGACGACGCGTCCGTGTTCACCGACGAGACCCGGCTGAGCGGCTTCAACGCCGTGGTCTTCCTCACCGGCGGCGGCGATGTCCTCGATCCCGAGCAGGAGGCGGGACTCGAGACCTACATGGAGGCGGGCGGCGGTTTCGTCGGCGTCCATGACGCGGCCCGCGCCGAGCCGTACTCGGACTGGTTCACGGGCCTGATCGGCGCCCGCCCGGCCGCGTCCAGCCCAACGACCGTACAGCGTGCGACCGTTGAGGTCGGCGACCGGAAGCATCCGGCCACCAAGGACCTTCCCGTGCAGTGGAAGCGGCCGGACAAGTGGCTCAACTGGACGAAGAACCCGTCCGGCACCGTGCACACCGTGGCCCGGGTGCGCGAGTCGACGTACCAGCCGGGCACGAGCGCCAACGGATGGGACCATCCCGTGAGTTGGTGCCGTGACTACGACGGCGGCCGTTCCTTCTACACGGGCATGGGCGGGACCGTCTCGGCGTACGACGAGACCGACTTCCGTACGCATCTGCGCGGCGCCCTGTTGTGGACCTCCCGCCTCACCCAGGCCGACTGCAAGGCGACCATCGACGCCAACTACAAGGCTGAGCGGCTGACGCAGCCCAACCAGCCGGGACAGAACGACCAGATCGGTGAGCCGCACGGCCTGGTCACCGCGCCCGACGGACGGGTCTTCTACATCGGCCGGGGCGGCGCCGACTCGTCCCAGCCCGTGGTCACCGACTGGAACAACCCGGACATCGGCAAGGGCAAGGGCGAGATCCACGTCTACGACCCCAGGACGAAGAAGGTCACCCTCGCGGGCGCGCTCACCGTCTTCGGCAACAAGGGCGGCGGCGATGAGCTGATCAAGGTCGAAGAGGGCCTGCTGGGCATCGAGTTGGACCCCGGCTTCCAGCAGAACGGCTGGGTGTATCTGCACTACACGCCGCACTCCCGGATCAATCGCGACACCCGTATGGCCGAGCGCCGCGTCTCCCGCTTCACCCTCGACCTCGCCACGAACAAGCTGGACCTGAGCAGCGAGAAGGTGCTGCTCAAGTGGCCGGTGCAGATCCACAGTTGCTGTCACGCGGGCGGCGGGATGACCTGGGACTCCGAGGGCAACCTGTACATCGCGACCGGCGACAACAACTCCAGTGGCTTCAGCGGCGGTTACTCGGGCAACAACCCCGAACCCAACTACAAGGGCGTCTCGTTCGCCGACGCCCGCCGCACCGCCGGCAACACCAACAACCTCAACGGCAAGATCCTGCGCATCCACCCGGAGCCCGACGGCACCTACACCCTGCCCGACGGCAACCTCTTCACCGGCAAGGAGACCGACGAGGGCGGCGGCAAGACCCGCGGCGAGATCTATGTGATGGGGGTCAGGAACCCCGCGCGGATCTTCGTCGACAAGCAGACGGACGTCCTGTACGCGGGCTGGGTCGGCCCGGACGCGAGCGCGCCGTCGACGACCTGGGGCCCGGCGAAGTACGACACGTTCGCCGCCATCACCGAGGCGGGCAACCGGGGTTGGCCGTACTGCATGGGCAACAAGCAACCCTACCGGGACCGCAATCTGCCGGACCCGTCGAAGCCGCTCGGCTGGTACGACTGCGACCACCCGAAGAACGAGTCCCCGAACAACGACGGGCTCGTGAATCTGCCCCCGGTGACCGGCAACAACATCTGGTACTCACCGCAAGGCGGCGCCCCCGACTTCCCGCGTGACGCGAACGGCATCCCCTCGTACAAGAACGAGGAGGCCACGTACCTGCTGCCGTGGCTGAAGGGCGGCGGACAGGCCACGATGAACGGGCCGGTGTACCGGTACGACGCGTCCGTCACCGACTCCGGGCGGTGGCCCGCCTACTGGGACGGCAAGTGGTTCGTCGGCGACTTCTACGACGGCGACCAGCCGCGCCACGCGGTGCTCACCGACCCGAAGAACCACGGCAGCGGCGGCCTCCCGATCCACGCGGAGTCGCTGAAGAAGATCGTGCCGGTCGGCACCAACGGCATCAGGAACCTCATGGACTGGAAGTTCGGGCCGGACGGCGCGCTGTACGTCCTCGACTACGGGCGCGGCTTCTTCACCTCGGACGCCAAGTCGGCGTTGTGGCGTGTCACCTACACGGGCGGCGGGCCCACTCCGGCCGCCGACGAGCTGGCGAGGAAGGCGGAGTGA
- a CDS encoding multicopper oxidase domain-containing protein, with protein MDGMDRRGFNRRVLLGGAAAATSLSVAIETVGNPEAASAATPAKTAPAGGDVKHIKMYAEKLSDGQMGYGFEKGKASIPGPLIELNEGDTLHIEFENTMDVAASLHVHGLDYEISSDGTKLNKSDVEPGGTRTYTWRTHAPGARKDGTWRAGSAGYWHYHDHVVGTEHGTGGIRKGLYGPVIVRRKGDVLPDTTVTVVFNDMLINNKPAHSGPDFDATVGDRVEFVVITHGEYYHTFHLHGHRWADNRTGMLTGPDDPSQVIDNKIVGPADSFGFQVIAGEGVGAGAWMYHCHVQSHSDMGMVGLFLVRKTDGTIPGYEPHEH; from the coding sequence ATGGACGGAATGGACAGACGAGGGTTCAACCGGCGGGTGCTGCTGGGCGGCGCGGCTGCCGCGACATCGTTGTCCGTGGCCATCGAGACCGTCGGCAACCCGGAGGCCGCGAGCGCCGCCACGCCGGCGAAGACGGCCCCGGCCGGCGGCGACGTCAAGCACATCAAGATGTATGCCGAGAAGCTGTCCGACGGGCAGATGGGCTACGGCTTCGAGAAGGGCAAGGCCTCGATCCCGGGCCCTCTGATCGAGCTCAACGAGGGCGACACGCTGCACATCGAGTTCGAGAACACGATGGACGTCGCGGCGAGCCTGCACGTCCACGGCCTCGACTACGAGATCTCCAGCGACGGCACCAAGCTGAACAAGAGCGACGTCGAGCCCGGCGGCACCCGCACCTACACCTGGCGTACGCACGCCCCCGGCGCCCGCAAGGACGGCACCTGGCGGGCGGGCAGCGCCGGCTACTGGCACTACCACGACCATGTCGTCGGCACCGAACACGGCACGGGCGGCATCCGCAAGGGCCTCTACGGCCCGGTCATCGTCCGCCGCAAGGGAGACGTCCTCCCCGACACGACCGTCACCGTCGTCTTCAACGACATGCTCATCAACAACAAGCCCGCCCACTCCGGCCCCGACTTCGACGCCACCGTCGGCGACCGCGTCGAGTTCGTCGTCATCACCCACGGCGAGTACTACCACACCTTCCATCTGCACGGTCACCGCTGGGCCGACAACCGCACCGGCATGCTCACCGGCCCCGACGACCCGAGCCAGGTCATCGACAACAAGATCGTCGGGCCCGCCGACTCCTTCGGCTTCCAGGTCATCGCCGGCGAGGGTGTCGGCGCCGGCGCCTGGATGTACCACTGCCACGTCCAGAGCCACTCCGACATGGGCATGGTCGGCCTGTTCCTGGTACGCAAGACGGACGGCACGATTCCGGGGTACGAGCCGCATGAGCACTGA
- a CDS encoding LacI family DNA-binding transcriptional regulator has translation MTETASRPTLEAVAARAGVSRATVSRVVNGGEGVREPLVERVRRAVEELGYVPNQAARSLVTRRHDAVAVVIAEPETRVFADPFFALQLRGISKELTAHDSQLVLLLTEGPEDYARVGRYLAGGHVDGALVFSLHLDDPLPGLIQSAGVPTVFGGRPGWAEGTRGDTSTVYVDSDNRGGARDAVRHLVGLGRTRIAHITGPLDQTSAVDRLDGFRDVMVDADPRLIVEGDFTPAGGERAMRELLDRCPELDAVFAANDVSASGALRVLRDRGLRVPEDVAVVGFDDMLPVAEQSDPPLTTVRQDIERMGRLMARLLLRGLERRVPDEHAQGLGGAPSSVVLPTTLVRRASA, from the coding sequence GTGACCGAGACAGCGTCGCGTCCCACGTTGGAGGCGGTGGCCGCGCGGGCCGGGGTGTCCAGGGCGACGGTGTCGCGGGTCGTCAATGGGGGCGAGGGCGTTCGGGAGCCGCTGGTGGAGCGGGTGCGGAGGGCGGTCGAGGAACTCGGGTACGTGCCGAATCAGGCCGCCCGCAGTCTTGTCACCCGGCGGCACGACGCCGTGGCCGTGGTGATCGCCGAGCCGGAGACCAGGGTCTTCGCGGACCCCTTCTTCGCCCTCCAACTCCGGGGCATCAGTAAAGAGTTGACCGCCCACGACTCGCAGCTCGTCCTGCTGCTCACCGAAGGGCCCGAGGACTACGCGCGGGTGGGGCGGTATCTCGCCGGCGGGCATGTCGACGGGGCGCTCGTCTTCTCGCTGCACCTGGACGATCCGCTGCCGGGGCTGATCCAGAGCGCCGGCGTGCCGACCGTGTTCGGCGGCCGGCCCGGCTGGGCGGAGGGCACGCGCGGCGACACCTCCACCGTGTACGTCGACAGTGACAACCGGGGCGGCGCGCGGGACGCCGTACGCCATCTCGTCGGCCTCGGCCGCACCCGTATCGCCCACATCACCGGGCCCCTCGACCAGACCTCCGCCGTGGACCGGCTCGACGGGTTCCGGGACGTGATGGTGGACGCCGACCCCCGGCTGATCGTGGAGGGCGACTTCACCCCGGCGGGCGGGGAGCGTGCCATGCGGGAACTCCTCGACCGCTGCCCGGAGTTGGACGCGGTGTTCGCCGCCAACGACGTATCCGCCTCCGGCGCCCTGCGCGTGCTGCGGGACCGGGGGCTGCGGGTGCCCGAGGACGTCGCCGTGGTGGGCTTCGACGACATGCTGCCGGTGGCCGAGCAGTCCGATCCACCGTTGACGACGGTCCGTCAGGACATAGAGCGGATGGGGCGGTTGATGGCCCGGCTGCTGCTCCGGGGTCTGGAGCGGCGCGTGCCCGATGAGCACGCGCAGGGCCTGGGGGGCGCGCCGTCCAGTGTGGTCCTGCCGACCACACTGGTACGACGCGCCTCCGCATGA
- a CDS encoding glycoside hydrolase family 64 protein has translation MISRRMFLSGTAAAVGATTVGGALGTPAQAAPATCQLALRNASLPGTVRAYVTGHEQSTGAWVLLRADGSVYRPVSPSAPQTPLPVDCAIPLGAAGSAPTVLTLPQMFGARVYFVRDSTLDFFLNPGPALVEPAFATSADPNYGKTWSFCEFTFNPTQLFANISYVDLVTALPIGLTLEGDATHTVAPLPDGAVDRIAADLVTQSARDGQPWDRLVIRGGDGKVLRVISPQNLMAPYFDQPDRMPFRAYWDSYIDQVWEKYRGTDLSIDLQGGRGVRTGRVSGDTLTFTGGHSFARPTSKDIFTCNHGPFANNPGDADDKKALLARLAAGFNRSLMLTHPAQPNGATAADYYQGSVTNHWARVVHANSPIGYAFPYDDVRPDGRPDVSGAAHDGNPRRFTVTVGA, from the coding sequence GTGATTTCCCGCCGTATGTTCCTCTCCGGAACCGCCGCTGCCGTCGGCGCGACCACCGTCGGGGGTGCTCTGGGCACGCCCGCCCAGGCCGCGCCCGCGACCTGCCAACTCGCCCTGCGGAACGCCTCGTTGCCGGGCACGGTCCGGGCGTACGTCACCGGGCACGAGCAGTCGACGGGTGCCTGGGTGCTGCTGCGGGCCGACGGCAGCGTCTACCGGCCGGTGTCGCCCTCGGCGCCGCAGACACCGCTGCCGGTGGACTGCGCGATCCCGCTCGGCGCGGCGGGCTCGGCTCCCACCGTGCTGACACTGCCTCAGATGTTCGGCGCGCGCGTCTACTTCGTGCGGGACAGCACCCTGGACTTCTTCCTCAACCCGGGCCCGGCCCTGGTCGAGCCCGCCTTCGCCACGTCGGCCGATCCCAACTACGGCAAGACGTGGTCGTTCTGCGAGTTCACCTTCAACCCCACCCAGTTGTTCGCCAACATCAGCTACGTCGACCTGGTGACGGCCCTGCCGATCGGGCTGACGCTGGAGGGCGACGCCACGCACACGGTCGCCCCGCTGCCCGACGGGGCGGTGGACCGGATCGCCGCGGATCTGGTGACCCAGTCGGCGCGGGACGGCCAGCCGTGGGATCGGCTCGTCATCCGGGGCGGCGACGGCAAGGTGCTGCGGGTCATCTCACCGCAGAACCTGATGGCGCCGTACTTCGACCAGCCCGACCGGATGCCGTTCCGGGCCTACTGGGACTCCTACATCGACCAGGTGTGGGAGAAGTACCGCGGGACGGACCTGAGCATCGACCTCCAGGGCGGCCGTGGCGTCCGTACCGGCCGGGTCTCCGGCGACACCCTCACCTTCACCGGCGGCCACTCCTTCGCCAGGCCGACCTCGAAGGACATCTTCACCTGCAACCACGGCCCGTTCGCCAACAACCCGGGCGACGCCGACGACAAGAAGGCCCTGCTCGCCCGTCTCGCCGCCGGCTTCAACCGCTCCCTCATGCTCACCCACCCCGCACAGCCGAACGGGGCGACGGCGGCCGACTACTACCAGGGAAGCGTGACCAACCACTGGGCGCGTGTGGTGCACGCCAACTCGCCCATCGGGTACGCGTTTCCGTATGACGACGTACGCCCCGACGGCCGGCCGGACGTGTCGGGCGCGGCCCACGACGGCAACCCGCGCCGGTTCACGGTGACGGTGGGCGCGTAG
- a CDS encoding VOC family protein, with amino-acid sequence MLTTRYVTGAPNWIDLGTPDIEGAASFYHHLFGWQFRSAGPEMGGYGFFQLDGRTAAAGMQNPPEQGPPSWNIYFQTPDADATTKAVEQAHGSVLMRPMDVADEGRMAILGDRAGVPFGIWQPHRNTGLDVVTAPGSLSWLELYTPDLPAAAGFYNSVFGWETSAIDIAGGSYTCVNPAGTGAKSMFGGIVPLDEDPSEAESGPYWLPYFEVPDTDAAVSRAQERGGSVRMPATDLAGAGRFAKLTDPYGARFAVIRSEQPQG; translated from the coding sequence ATGCTCACCACCCGTTACGTCACCGGCGCCCCGAACTGGATCGACCTCGGCACCCCCGACATCGAAGGCGCCGCATCCTTCTACCACCACCTCTTCGGCTGGCAGTTCCGCTCGGCCGGCCCCGAGATGGGCGGCTACGGCTTCTTCCAGCTCGACGGCCGCACCGCCGCGGCCGGTATGCAGAACCCCCCGGAGCAGGGCCCACCGTCGTGGAACATCTACTTCCAGACCCCGGACGCCGACGCCACGACCAAGGCGGTCGAGCAGGCCCACGGCTCGGTGCTGATGCGGCCCATGGACGTGGCGGACGAGGGGCGTATGGCCATCCTCGGCGACCGGGCGGGCGTACCCTTCGGCATCTGGCAGCCCCACCGCAACACGGGCCTCGACGTCGTCACGGCCCCCGGCTCGCTGAGCTGGCTGGAGCTGTACACGCCGGATCTGCCCGCGGCCGCCGGGTTCTACAACTCCGTGTTCGGCTGGGAGACCTCCGCGATCGACATCGCCGGCGGCAGCTACACCTGTGTGAACCCGGCAGGGACCGGGGCGAAGTCCATGTTCGGCGGCATCGTCCCGCTCGACGAGGACCCGAGCGAGGCGGAGTCGGGCCCGTACTGGCTGCCGTACTTCGAGGTGCCGGACACGGACGCCGCGGTGAGCAGGGCTCAGGAGCGCGGCGGCAGCGTCCGTATGCCCGCCACGGATCTGGCGGGTGCGGGGCGTTTCGCCAAGCTCACCGACCCGTACGGGGCACGGTTCGCGGTGATCAGGAGCGAGCAGCCGCAGGGCTGA